One Solirubrobacterales bacterium DNA window includes the following coding sequences:
- a CDS encoding ATP phosphoribosyltransferase regulatory subunit, producing the protein MSSAETTQSGGASAPETIPVPMGTRDVLPEEMAELREISGRALKVFTNAGYGEIATPALEYEETMRLAGADAAENVYRVPDKDGQVLTLRFDSTVPIARLAATRYRTVEPPLRFCYMQHVYRAIEPKRAESRQFLQIGMELLGLPAQAGDAEAIEVLVSVLRESGLSDFKIAVGDVNFFAKRLAAAGIIGAAKDQIVHEMHTRDLVGYRRELATSSVSPADQEALEALAIARGGRALLEDEGAEELLKLDDLLAAADVADQVIYDLGLVRPLSYYTGTVLEVFAPSSGFPLGGGGRYDNLVGRFGRDLAAFGFSLNLERLHLAVLAEQETKS; encoded by the coding sequence ATGAGTTCGGCAGAAACCACCCAGTCGGGCGGCGCGAGCGCGCCTGAGACAATTCCGGTCCCAATGGGAACGCGCGATGTGCTGCCCGAAGAGATGGCAGAACTGCGCGAGATTTCTGGTCGAGCGCTGAAGGTTTTCACGAACGCTGGTTATGGTGAGATCGCGACGCCCGCCCTAGAGTACGAAGAGACGATGCGCCTCGCTGGCGCCGACGCAGCAGAAAACGTCTATCGGGTGCCTGACAAGGATGGCCAGGTCCTCACGCTGCGCTTTGACTCGACGGTTCCGATTGCCCGGCTTGCTGCAACGCGGTATCGCACCGTCGAGCCGCCACTTCGCTTCTGTTACATGCAGCACGTCTATCGCGCGATCGAGCCCAAGCGCGCCGAGTCGCGGCAGTTCCTCCAGATCGGGATGGAGCTGCTTGGGCTGCCGGCGCAAGCTGGCGACGCCGAGGCGATCGAGGTTCTTGTTTCGGTGCTGCGCGAGAGCGGACTGAGCGACTTCAAGATCGCCGTCGGCGACGTGAATTTCTTTGCCAAGCGCCTTGCTGCGGCCGGGATCATCGGCGCGGCCAAGGACCAGATTGTCCACGAAATGCACACTCGGGACCTCGTCGGCTACCGTCGCGAGCTTGCCACGAGCAGCGTCTCACCGGCCGATCAGGAGGCGCTCGAGGCGTTGGCGATTGCCCGCGGTGGTCGAGCCCTGCTCGAAGACGAGGGCGCCGAAGAACTTCTGAAGCTCGATGACCTCTTGGCGGCCGCCGACGTCGCCGACCAGGTGATCTACGACCTTGGTCTTGTGCGTCCGCTCAGCTACTACACCGGCACGGTGCTCGAGGTCTTTGCACCCAGCAGTGGATTCCCGCTCGGCGGCGGCGGACGCTACGACAATCTGGTCGGCCGCTTTGGTCGCGACCTCGCCGCGTTTGGTTTCTCGCTCAACCTCGAGCGGCTCCACCTCGCCGTTCTCGCAGAGCAGGAGACGAAATCCTGA
- a CDS encoding ATP phosphoribosyltransferase, translated as MADQRVIAAVPRGTLMPKSLDLLEGIGYDVTEVRENDRKLFFDSQGIITMRPSDVATYVERGVADIGIVGKDVLMEQSDRDLYEVLDLDFGACRMIVAVVEGNEHASEEQLRRRGTLRVATKYPKIAQKHFGQTGRQVELVEVKGSVELAAIAGMADAIVDLTATGITLRENGLVITEEIVECTARLIVNPGAYRLKSEEIDRVVAELSALVALNAEA; from the coding sequence ATGGCCGATCAGCGCGTGATTGCCGCAGTTCCGCGTGGGACGCTCATGCCGAAGAGCCTTGACCTGCTTGAAGGCATCGGTTACGACGTCACCGAAGTGCGTGAGAACGACCGCAAGCTGTTCTTCGACTCCCAGGGAATCATCACGATGCGTCCGAGCGACGTCGCGACCTACGTCGAGCGCGGCGTCGCAGACATCGGCATCGTTGGCAAAGACGTCCTGATGGAGCAGTCTGATCGCGATCTGTACGAGGTCCTCGATCTTGATTTCGGCGCCTGTCGCATGATTGTCGCCGTCGTCGAGGGCAACGAGCACGCCTCCGAGGAACAGCTTCGCCGTCGCGGTACGCTGCGCGTCGCCACCAAGTACCCGAAGATCGCCCAGAAGCATTTTGGCCAGACCGGGCGTCAGGTCGAACTGGTTGAAGTCAAGGGCTCGGTTGAGCTTGCCGCGATTGCCGGCATGGCCGACGCGATTGTGGACCTGACGGCGACGGGAATAACTCTTCGCGAGAATGGCCTCGTGATCACAGAAGAGATCGTCGAATGCACTGCGCGGTTGATTGTCAACCCGGGGGCGTATCGCCTGAAGTCCGAAGAGATCGACCGCGTGGTCGCGGAACTGTCCGCGCTCGTCGCGTTGAACGCGGAAGCCTGA
- the murA gene encoding UDP-N-acetylglucosamine 1-carboxyvinyltransferase, with protein MQKLVIEGGQPLSGTVIPAGNKNAALPCIAAALLTDQEVVLENVPRIRDVDAMLALLENLGVTIEWRDDHELVMNASGVDHQDVDKDLANKIRASFLLAGPLLARFGRAEMPPPGGDVIGRRRLDPHLDAFRALGAEVDVDRWITLSAPNGLKPCDFMMDEPSVMATENALLAAAMTDGETIIRNAASEPHVQNLARMLESMGVQITGIGSNVMHVHGATHLSGTRHRISPDHIEVGSFIALAAATGGEMRIMDSAPADLRMTRLGFERLGVKIEFDGDDTIVPANQEMIVRNDAGEMMPKIEDGPWPAFPADLTSIALALATQSHGSVMIHEKMFENRLFFVDKLVAMGANITLCDPHRAIVIGRARLRGERLESPDIRAGMALLIAALCAKGTSEIGNIRQIDRGYESIDQRLRDLGAHIERVSTEPVHA; from the coding sequence GTGCAAAAGCTTGTAATCGAAGGCGGCCAGCCGCTGTCAGGGACGGTGATTCCGGCCGGTAACAAGAACGCCGCACTGCCGTGCATCGCGGCGGCGCTGCTCACCGACCAGGAAGTCGTGCTTGAGAACGTGCCGCGGATTCGCGACGTGGACGCGATGCTCGCACTGCTTGAGAATCTTGGAGTGACGATTGAGTGGCGAGACGATCACGAATTGGTGATGAACGCCTCGGGCGTAGACCACCAGGACGTTGACAAGGACCTCGCAAACAAGATTCGCGCGTCGTTCCTACTTGCTGGGCCGCTGCTCGCGCGCTTTGGTCGAGCGGAGATGCCTCCTCCTGGCGGCGACGTGATCGGGCGCCGCCGCCTCGATCCGCACCTCGATGCCTTTCGAGCGCTGGGCGCTGAAGTTGACGTGGACCGATGGATCACACTGTCTGCTCCGAACGGTCTCAAGCCATGTGATTTCATGATGGACGAACCATCCGTGATGGCCACGGAGAACGCATTGCTTGCCGCCGCCATGACTGACGGCGAAACGATCATTCGGAACGCAGCGAGCGAGCCGCACGTGCAGAACCTCGCGCGCATGCTCGAGTCAATGGGCGTACAGATCACCGGCATCGGCTCCAACGTGATGCACGTCCACGGCGCGACCCACCTCAGCGGAACGCGTCATCGCATCTCGCCCGATCACATTGAAGTCGGCAGCTTCATCGCCCTTGCGGCGGCCACCGGCGGAGAAATGCGCATCATGGATTCTGCGCCCGCCGACTTGCGAATGACTCGGCTCGGCTTTGAGCGACTGGGCGTGAAGATCGAATTCGACGGCGACGACACGATCGTTCCGGCCAACCAGGAAATGATCGTCAGGAACGATGCCGGCGAGATGATGCCGAAGATCGAAGACGGCCCGTGGCCGGCCTTTCCGGCCGACCTCACGAGTATTGCGCTCGCGCTTGCAACGCAGTCGCACGGCAGCGTGATGATCCACGAGAAGATGTTCGAGAACCGCCTCTTCTTCGTTGACAAGCTCGTCGCCATGGGTGCGAACATCACGCTTTGCGACCCGCACCGCGCAATCGTCATCGGCCGGGCCCGGCTCCGCGGTGAACGTCTTGAGAGTCCGGATATTCGTGCCGGTATGGCATTGCTCATCGCGGCGCTCTGCGCCAAGGGGACTTCTGAAATCGGCAACATTCGGCAGATTGACCGCGGCTACGAGAGCATCGATCAGCGACTGCGTGATCTCGGTGCTCATATCGAGCGCGTCTCTACCGAACCCGTTCACGCCTAG